Proteins encoded by one window of bacterium:
- a CDS encoding CusA/CzcA family heavy metal efflux RND transporter, translating to MLDRLIHFVLHQRLLVSIATVVLVAGGIFAWNLLPIDAFPDVSNVQVMILTEAPGLAPVDVEQQITFPIELAMQGLPDVRQIRSLSKAVLSQVIVVFEDHVDTYMARQLVFERLQSARGGIPEWAEPEMGPISTGLGEIYQYTLESDTHTPMELRTIQDWVIAPQLRSVPGVNEVNSFGGFVRQYHVLVNPNELLKYGITLDDVLVAIEKNNANAGGNFLVQGWEQAYVRSVGLIESVSDIEDIVLEAEDGTPIYLKDVATVGFGPETRQGAVTRDGKGERVAGMVIMLKGENSKIVVDSVKKTIPKIQAGLPDGVRIDTFYDRTTLIKACIHTVSNALLLGGMFVIFVLFLFLGNLRASIIVALSLPLSALIAFILMGLQGVTANLMSLGGLAIAIGMIVDASIVISENITRHLGEKEGAGIPRTRIVFDAVREVARPVLFAILIIIIVFLPLFTLQQMEGKMFRPLALTMCFAMLGSLLVSFTIVPVLCSLFVRGRKEARDNLPVRVCKKAYLPLLALALRRRWTTVLIAGAVLAASLLLIPFIGTEFLPQLNEGAIAINIVRLPSASLDGSMAVGTEIERRLLVQFPEVETVVTKTGRAEISEDPMGPEQSDVFIMLHPQDEWDTGRSKGDLVAAIQEDLSRIPGIRLSFSQPIALRVNELISGIKSDLAVKLFGPDLDVLGEHANRIAAVMNGIEGAEDVKVEQITGFAQVEVVVDRKAIARHKINLADINEIIETAVGGKVATTIVEGQKRFAVLVRFPAEHRRDIEALENILVPSPEGPRVPLARLATIEEVEAPSQISRENGMRRVVVECNIRGRDMGSFVAEVRERIRSIVGELPSGYFVDYGGQFENQQRAMKRLAIVVPMSILLIFLMLFLAFDSLRSAFLVLVNLPFALVGGILAIFLLRINLSVSAAIGFIALFGTAVENGTVLITFFNQLRRQGLSTVEAVMKGCDLRFRPLLMTALTTLLGLTPLIFATGSGSEIQRPLATVVIGGLVSSMFLTLIVLPVLYALMKSGRTGQGAEDRPTGSDTTSAERLPD from the coding sequence ATGTTGGATAGGCTGATTCACTTCGTCCTGCACCAGCGCCTGCTGGTATCGATCGCGACCGTCGTGCTGGTGGCCGGTGGTATTTTCGCCTGGAATCTCTTGCCCATCGATGCTTTTCCGGACGTCTCGAATGTCCAGGTGATGATCTTGACGGAAGCGCCAGGACTGGCTCCTGTCGACGTGGAACAGCAGATAACCTTTCCCATCGAGCTGGCCATGCAGGGACTGCCGGACGTGCGGCAGATCCGCTCCTTGTCGAAAGCGGTGCTCTCCCAGGTGATCGTCGTCTTCGAGGATCACGTCGACACCTACATGGCCCGGCAATTGGTCTTCGAACGACTCCAGTCGGCCAGGGGGGGCATCCCGGAGTGGGCCGAACCGGAAATGGGGCCGATCAGCACCGGGCTCGGCGAGATCTATCAGTACACCCTGGAGAGCGACACGCATACCCCGATGGAGCTGCGGACAATCCAGGACTGGGTCATTGCGCCGCAGCTCAGGTCTGTTCCCGGTGTGAACGAAGTCAACAGCTTCGGTGGTTTTGTCCGACAGTATCACGTGCTCGTAAATCCCAATGAACTCTTGAAATACGGCATCACACTCGACGACGTGCTGGTGGCCATCGAGAAGAACAACGCCAACGCCGGCGGCAACTTCCTCGTTCAAGGCTGGGAGCAGGCCTACGTGCGGAGCGTGGGTCTCATCGAGTCCGTCTCCGATATCGAGGACATCGTCCTGGAGGCCGAGGACGGCACGCCCATATACCTGAAAGACGTGGCCACGGTGGGATTCGGCCCGGAGACGAGGCAGGGAGCAGTTACCCGCGACGGGAAAGGGGAGCGGGTGGCGGGCATGGTCATCATGCTGAAGGGCGAGAACTCCAAGATCGTCGTGGACAGCGTCAAGAAGACCATCCCCAAGATCCAGGCAGGCCTTCCGGATGGTGTGCGCATCGACACGTTCTACGATCGCACAACGCTTATCAAGGCATGTATCCACACCGTGTCCAACGCGCTCCTGCTGGGAGGAATGTTCGTCATCTTCGTACTGTTCCTCTTCCTCGGCAATCTGCGCGCTTCGATCATCGTCGCACTCTCGCTTCCCCTTTCCGCGCTCATCGCATTCATCCTGATGGGCTTGCAGGGGGTCACGGCCAACCTGATGAGTCTTGGCGGTCTGGCCATCGCCATCGGCATGATCGTGGACGCCTCCATCGTCATCTCGGAGAACATAACCCGGCATCTGGGCGAGAAGGAGGGAGCCGGCATTCCGCGTACGCGGATCGTCTTTGACGCCGTGCGCGAGGTGGCACGGCCCGTGTTGTTTGCCATCCTGATCATCATCATCGTATTCCTCCCCCTGTTCACGCTGCAGCAGATGGAAGGCAAGATGTTCCGTCCGCTGGCACTGACGATGTGCTTCGCCATGCTGGGCTCGCTCCTGGTCTCCTTCACCATCGTACCCGTACTGTGCTCTCTCTTCGTGCGCGGACGGAAGGAGGCGCGTGACAACCTCCCGGTCCGAGTCTGCAAGAAAGCCTACCTGCCGCTGCTGGCTCTGGCCCTGAGGCGCCGGTGGACGACGGTCCTGATAGCCGGCGCCGTCCTGGCGGCGTCGCTGCTGCTGATACCGTTCATCGGCACGGAATTCCTCCCCCAACTGAATGAGGGAGCCATCGCGATCAATATCGTGCGACTGCCGTCCGCCTCGCTCGACGGATCCATGGCGGTGGGGACCGAAATCGAACGCCGCCTCCTGGTGCAGTTCCCGGAGGTGGAAACCGTGGTGACCAAGACCGGCCGCGCCGAGATCTCCGAGGACCCCATGGGACCGGAACAGAGCGACGTCTTCATCATGCTCCACCCGCAGGACGAGTGGGACACGGGACGGAGCAAAGGGGATCTCGTGGCGGCCATCCAAGAGGATTTGAGCCGGATTCCGGGAATCCGGCTCTCCTTCTCGCAGCCCATCGCCCTGCGCGTCAACGAGCTCATTTCCGGCATCAAGAGCGACCTGGCCGTGAAGCTGTTCGGACCGGACTTGGACGTGCTGGGGGAACACGCCAATCGGATAGCGGCCGTCATGAATGGCATCGAGGGCGCCGAAGACGTCAAGGTGGAGCAGATCACGGGATTTGCTCAGGTGGAGGTGGTCGTGGACCGCAAGGCGATCGCACGGCACAAGATCAACCTGGCGGATATCAACGAGATCATCGAGACCGCCGTGGGCGGCAAGGTGGCTACGACGATCGTGGAAGGGCAGAAGCGCTTTGCCGTGCTCGTGCGTTTCCCCGCGGAGCACCGCCGCGACATCGAAGCACTGGAGAATATTCTGGTCCCTTCACCCGAGGGACCCCGCGTGCCGCTCGCCCGGCTGGCCACGATCGAAGAGGTGGAAGCGCCGTCCCAGATCAGTCGCGAGAACGGCATGCGGCGCGTCGTCGTCGAATGCAACATCCGCGGGCGGGACATGGGGAGTTTCGTCGCCGAGGTCCGGGAACGGATCCGGTCCATCGTGGGAGAATTGCCCAGTGGCTACTTCGTGGACTACGGAGGGCAGTTCGAGAACCAGCAGCGGGCCATGAAGCGACTGGCCATCGTGGTGCCGATGTCGATTCTCTTGATCTTCCTGATGCTCTTTCTGGCCTTCGATTCCCTCAGAAGTGCCTTTCTCGTCCTGGTGAATTTGCCGTTCGCCCTCGTCGGCGGCATCCTGGCAATCTTCCTGCTCCGGATCAACCTGAGCGTGTCGGCCGCCATCGGATTCATCGCCCTTTTCGGGACGGCCGTGGAGAACGGAACCGTTCTGATCACATTCTTCAACCAGCTGCGAAGACAGGGCCTCAGCACGGTCGAAGCCGTCATGAAGGGCTGTGATTTGAGATTCCGCCCCCTCCTGATGACCGCATTGACGACGCTCCTGGGTTTGACGCCGCTCATCTTCGCGACCGGCAGCGGCTCGGAAATCCAGCGCCCTCTGGCCACGGTCGTCATCGGGGGGCTCGTGTCCTCGATGTTCCTGACACTGATCGTCTTGCCGGTTCTGTATGCTCTCATGAAATCCGGCAGGACCGGGCAAGGTGCGGAAGACCGGCCTACGGGATCGGACACCACCAGCGCAGAGAGACTGCCTGATTGA
- a CDS encoding metallophosphoesterase, translating into MRPLLALLFTLVTICGVASAQTYTLGDTLTVIQRPLLNIPSIVTPGEDLAISCEANPATTGWTATLERGGLNIPLSVTSAVYEPATTWWLLTAAVPEVPVYEIYDLRVTADGGLDDNTRHAVRVIPQRRDDFYFVHITDTHLPTYLYYYEDGADTDSTTSEGLREITRDVNIINPEFVLLTGDFVNEGELEDFLDKHYYSRGQMHLAEFEVPVYLTAGNHDVGGWSDTPPSDGTARRDWWRLFGWRKLDAPPPAELIYTQNYSFDYGPVHFVGLEAYDNYDSWRYSIYGAESFTARQMLWLQGDLTDADALYNVLFHHYDFGNELNLSSLGLDMSLWGHIHRDTDDNTPPYDISTDNAGGSNRPFRLVRFFSGEFDPRPTLEAQDGDVLRVTYAPANDGTHDLVTAQVVNGYGERFEYGRLRIHMPADAAGFIVSGGTLAQVDDTGGTALCYVDVDIPANGQATVIVEVDDAAGTPPAVSASRLSAHPNPFNPRTEITFAMPAAGACRLTVFDALGREVAVLADGRRESGPQTVTWDGRDTEGMSLPSGTYFVGLRAGTYVETRKVTLVR; encoded by the coding sequence ATGCGCCCACTGCTCGCCCTGTTATTCACCCTCGTGACCATTTGCGGCGTCGCCTCCGCCCAGACTTATACGCTCGGCGACACCTTGACGGTCATCCAGCGACCTCTGCTGAACATCCCCTCAATCGTCACGCCGGGCGAGGACCTGGCGATCAGCTGCGAGGCGAATCCCGCCACCACGGGCTGGACCGCGACGCTGGAGCGCGGCGGCTTGAACATACCGCTGTCCGTCACCTCGGCCGTCTACGAACCGGCGACCACCTGGTGGCTGCTGACGGCGGCGGTGCCGGAGGTCCCGGTCTACGAAATCTACGACCTGCGCGTGACCGCCGACGGCGGCCTCGACGACAACACCCGCCACGCGGTGCGCGTCATCCCCCAGCGGCGCGACGACTTCTACTTCGTGCACATCACCGACACGCACCTGCCGACCTACCTGTACTACTACGAGGACGGCGCCGACACCGACAGCACCACCAGCGAGGGCCTGCGCGAGATCACCCGCGACGTGAACATCATCAATCCCGAGTTCGTGCTGCTGACCGGCGACTTCGTCAACGAGGGCGAGCTGGAGGATTTCCTGGACAAGCACTACTACAGCCGCGGACAGATGCACCTGGCCGAGTTCGAAGTGCCGGTCTACCTGACCGCCGGCAACCACGACGTCGGCGGCTGGAGCGACACGCCGCCGTCGGACGGCACCGCGCGGCGGGACTGGTGGCGCCTCTTCGGCTGGCGCAAGCTCGATGCGCCGCCGCCGGCCGAGCTCATCTACACGCAGAACTACAGCTTCGACTACGGCCCGGTCCACTTCGTCGGGCTGGAAGCCTACGACAACTACGACAGCTGGCGTTACAGCATCTACGGCGCCGAGAGCTTCACGGCACGGCAGATGCTGTGGCTGCAGGGCGACCTCACCGATGCCGACGCCCTGTACAACGTCCTGTTCCACCACTACGACTTCGGCAACGAACTCAATCTCTCGTCCCTGGGCCTCGACATGTCCTTGTGGGGACACATCCACCGCGACACCGACGATAATACGCCGCCCTACGACATCTCCACCGACAACGCCGGCGGCAGCAACCGCCCGTTCCGCCTGGTGCGCTTCTTCAGCGGCGAGTTCGACCCGCGGCCCACCCTCGAGGCCCAGGATGGCGACGTTCTCCGCGTCACCTACGCCCCGGCCAACGACGGCACCCACGATTTGGTCACCGCCCAGGTCGTCAACGGCTACGGCGAGCGCTTCGAATACGGGCGGCTGCGCATCCACATGCCCGCGGACGCCGCCGGCTTCATCGTCAGCGGCGGCACGCTCGCACAGGTGGACGATACCGGCGGGACGGCCCTCTGCTACGTGGACGTGGACATCCCGGCCAACGGCCAGGCCACGGTGATCGTGGAGGTGGACGACGCGGCCGGCACGCCGCCCGCGGTCTCCGCCTCGCGGCTGAGCGCGCATCCAAACCCCTTCAACCCTCGCACCGAGATCACCTTCGCGATGCCTGCGGCCGGCGCCTGCCGCCTGACCGTCTTCGACGCCCTGGGCCGCGAGGTCGCCGTTCTGGCCGACGGCCGGCGCGAGAGCGGTCCCCAGACCGTCACCTGGGACGGCCGCGACACGGAAGGCATGTCCTTGCCCTCCGGCACGTATTTCGTGGGTCTGCGGGCCGGGACGTATGTCGAGACGAGAAAAGTGACACTGGTCCGATGA
- a CDS encoding M2 family metallopeptidase encodes MRIVLLIAAASVLLAGCQSGQPDDLDAFLAGYDILYRDLWRLAEGARWDANVDIGDAASAARIAAEKEFAEKLGNAELILTAQEFLKRDGLSFEQRKQLEYVLLNAAKFPGTIPETTTALIEAEAAQNERLYGFEFSVQLPGEAPRAVTANEIATGLTGAPDPAARRAWWEASKEIGPSLREGLLQLRDLRNETAGSMGYSSFFALEVSEYGLTPREMIDLMDEVLAGLMPLYRQLHCWVRHELAARYGEPVPRRLPAHWLGNRWAQAWPGIVEGIDLDALVADKTPEWLITQAERYYTSMGFPPLPAGFWENSDLYAVGADSERKKNTHASAWHIDLDQDVRSLMSVEPTFDWLQTTHHELGHVYYYLAYSNPDVPFVLRTGANRAFHEGIGTLIELVSSQTSYLRMIDLLGEDEQIDHIQWLLNQALLGPVTFLPFACGTMTHWEHDFYEEPLPADQMNARWWRYVGEYQGVAPPEPRGEEWCDAATKTHISDDPAQYYDYALSSVVLHQLHDHICREILHEAPQTATYYKRPEVGAYLREILRPGATRDWRELMVEATGGPLSSRAMLEYYQPLREWLEEQNAGRDVTFD; translated from the coding sequence ATGCGCATTGTCCTGCTGATCGCCGCCGCGTCCGTGCTCCTGGCCGGCTGCCAGTCCGGCCAGCCAGACGATCTGGACGCCTTCCTGGCCGGATACGATATCCTGTACCGCGACCTCTGGCGGCTGGCCGAGGGCGCGCGCTGGGACGCCAACGTCGATATCGGCGACGCCGCCTCCGCCGCCCGCATCGCCGCCGAGAAGGAATTCGCAGAGAAGCTCGGCAACGCCGAACTGATCCTGACGGCCCAGGAGTTCCTCAAGCGGGACGGCCTGAGCTTCGAGCAGCGCAAGCAGCTCGAATACGTCCTGCTCAACGCGGCCAAGTTCCCGGGCACCATCCCCGAGACGACCACCGCCCTGATCGAGGCCGAGGCCGCCCAGAACGAGCGCCTCTACGGCTTCGAGTTCAGCGTGCAGCTGCCCGGCGAGGCGCCGCGCGCCGTCACGGCCAACGAGATCGCGACGGGGCTCACCGGAGCTCCCGATCCCGCCGCGCGCCGCGCATGGTGGGAAGCGAGCAAGGAGATCGGTCCGAGCCTGCGCGAAGGCCTGTTGCAGCTGCGCGACCTGCGCAACGAGACCGCCGGCAGCATGGGTTACAGCTCCTTCTTCGCCCTCGAGGTGAGCGAATACGGCCTGACGCCGCGGGAGATGATCGACCTGATGGACGAGGTGCTCGCGGGCCTCATGCCCCTCTACCGGCAGCTCCACTGCTGGGTGCGGCACGAGCTCGCAGCCAGGTACGGCGAGCCCGTGCCGCGCCGGCTGCCCGCCCACTGGCTCGGCAACCGGTGGGCCCAGGCCTGGCCGGGCATCGTCGAGGGCATCGACCTGGACGCCCTGGTCGCGGACAAGACACCGGAGTGGCTCATCACGCAGGCCGAACGCTACTACACATCGATGGGCTTCCCGCCGTTGCCGGCCGGCTTCTGGGAGAACAGCGACCTCTACGCCGTCGGCGCCGACAGCGAACGCAAGAAGAACACCCACGCCTCGGCCTGGCACATCGACCTGGACCAGGACGTGCGCTCGCTCATGAGCGTCGAGCCGACCTTCGACTGGCTCCAGACCACCCACCACGAGCTGGGCCACGTCTACTACTACCTCGCGTACAGCAATCCCGACGTGCCGTTCGTGCTGCGCACGGGCGCCAACCGCGCCTTCCACGAAGGCATCGGCACCTTGATAGAGCTGGTGTCCAGCCAGACGTCGTACCTGCGCATGATCGACCTGCTGGGCGAGGACGAGCAGATCGACCACATCCAGTGGCTGCTCAACCAGGCGTTGCTGGGACCGGTCACGTTCCTGCCTTTCGCCTGCGGCACCATGACCCACTGGGAGCACGACTTCTACGAGGAGCCGCTGCCCGCGGACCAGATGAACGCCCGCTGGTGGCGATACGTGGGCGAGTACCAGGGCGTGGCGCCCCCCGAGCCCCGGGGCGAGGAATGGTGCGACGCGGCGACCAAGACCCACATCAGCGACGACCCGGCCCAGTACTACGACTACGCCCTGAGCAGCGTCGTCCTGCACCAGCTGCACGATCACATCTGCCGGGAGATCCTGCACGAGGCGCCCCAGACGGCCACCTACTACAAGCGCCCGGAGGTCGGCGCCTACCTGCGGGAGATCCTGCGACCGGGCGCCACCCGCGACTGGCGCGAGCTGATGGTCGAGGCCACCGGCGGGCCGCTCTCTTCGCGGGCCATGCTGGAGTATTATCAGCCGCTGCGGGAGTGGCTCGAGGAGCAGAACGCTGGACGGGATGTGACCTTCGACTGA
- a CDS encoding GYD domain-containing protein, translating into MSIFVLMTKLAPAAMRGAEDRKAFSRDWMQKVTTACPDVKWLAHYAILGPYDYMDIYEAPDNATAHVVSMISRSVGAVTAESWQAMPWEDHLRLMEFMI; encoded by the coding sequence ATGTCCATCTTCGTTCTGATGACCAAGCTGGCGCCGGCCGCCATGCGCGGCGCTGAGGATCGCAAGGCCTTCAGCCGCGACTGGATGCAGAAGGTGACGACGGCCTGTCCCGACGTGAAGTGGCTGGCCCATTACGCCATCCTCGGTCCCTACGACTACATGGACATCTACGAGGCCCCCGACAATGCGACCGCCCATGTGGTCTCGATGATCTCCCGCTCGGTGGGGGCCGTGACCGCGGAGAGCTGGCAGGCCATGCCGTGGGAGGACCATCTGCGGCTGATGGAGTTCATGATCTAG
- a CDS encoding metalloregulator ArsR/SmtB family transcription factor — protein sequence MSSRQPCCSDLQKWLEPDTFKVLGDPSRTALLLLLADSPGPRTVTALAAGLPIDISVVSRHLRILRDVGVVHAIKRGKEVHYHLDCGDLARRLRHLADALDACRPSCALKPEEST from the coding sequence ATGTCCTCACGACAGCCCTGCTGCTCAGATCTCCAGAAATGGCTCGAACCGGACACCTTCAAGGTGCTGGGAGATCCCAGTCGCACGGCCCTGCTGCTGCTGCTGGCGGATAGCCCCGGGCCCCGGACCGTGACCGCCTTGGCCGCCGGCTTGCCCATCGACATCTCGGTGGTATCGCGTCATCTGCGGATCTTGCGGGATGTGGGCGTCGTGCATGCGATCAAGCGGGGCAAGGAGGTCCATTATCACCTCGATTGCGGGGACCTGGCCCGGCGGCTCCGGCATCTGGCCGACGCCCTCGACGCCTGCCGCCCCTCTTGCGCACTCAAACCCGAGGAGTCGACATGA
- the arsM gene encoding arsenite methyltransferase — protein sequence MTDTKRPEDAGKLREAVSAGYARIATSGGGCGGCCGGPRTRPQDISLELGYDANQLASVPAGADLGLGCGNPTALGELKPGEIVLDLGSGAGLDALLAARQVGPTGRVIGVDMTEAMLDRARDNAVRGGFENVEFRRGLIEELPVDDASIDAIVSNCVINLSPEKDRVFREAYRVLRPGGRMLVSDIVLEEALPPEIAERVDVTIGCVGNASLRADYLRTVREAGFGEIEIVAEKTYGADLLAGTAFADDIARDHGLSLDELAEHLGKVTSLSLRIRKQV from the coding sequence ATGACCGACACGAAACGCCCCGAAGACGCCGGGAAGCTGCGTGAAGCCGTTTCCGCGGGTTACGCCAGGATCGCTACGTCCGGCGGCGGCTGCGGCGGATGCTGCGGCGGCCCGCGAACCCGGCCGCAGGACATCAGTCTCGAGCTGGGCTACGACGCGAACCAGCTCGCATCCGTGCCCGCGGGCGCCGATCTGGGACTGGGCTGCGGCAACCCCACGGCTCTCGGCGAGTTGAAACCCGGCGAGATCGTGCTCGATCTCGGCTCCGGCGCCGGCCTGGACGCCCTGCTGGCCGCGCGGCAGGTCGGACCGACGGGACGCGTCATCGGCGTGGACATGACCGAGGCCATGCTCGACAGGGCGCGCGACAACGCCGTCCGGGGCGGCTTCGAGAACGTCGAGTTCCGCCGCGGGTTGATCGAGGAGCTCCCCGTGGACGACGCCAGCATAGATGCGATCGTCTCCAACTGCGTGATCAACCTGTCGCCGGAGAAGGACCGCGTCTTCCGCGAGGCGTACCGCGTGCTCAGACCCGGCGGCCGGATGCTGGTCTCGGACATCGTGCTCGAAGAGGCCTTGCCGCCGGAGATCGCCGAGCGTGTCGACGTCACCATCGGCTGCGTGGGCAACGCCTCGCTGCGTGCGGATTACCTGCGCACGGTCCGCGAGGCCGGTTTCGGTGAAATCGAAATAGTCGCCGAGAAGACGTACGGCGCCGACCTGCTGGCCGGCACCGCCTTCGCGGATGACATCGCCCGCGACCACGGCCTGTCCCTGGACGAGCTGGCCGAGCATCTGGGCAAGGTGACGAGCCTGAGTCTCAGAATACGCAAGCAAGTCTAG